The following DNA comes from Sander lucioperca isolate FBNREF2018 chromosome 2, SLUC_FBN_1.2, whole genome shotgun sequence.
GAAAACTGTTCTTTGGTCCCAGTTTTTGCTCTATTTTCCTCACAAGCATCCTCTTCAACCCAGGATTCCCTTGCTGGGATGACTCACAATTTACAGCGGCTTTAGATAATGTGAGGTAATGGCATGCCTTGTCAAATGCCATACCAGGACTTCTGCCTGAGTATTAACAGCACACCAGAGCTCCTCTCTAGCTTGCCTTTGCTTACTTGTCAATGGTGGAAAACAGTATTATTTTGTATGTGTTGGTAAATTCAACACTCACAAACAACAgcatttatttacagtaaagaGTGAAATGGATAATCTGCAGAAACATAGACACGTCTACGTGGATTGACGTTGTCACGTTTCAGCAGATGATCAGAAAATCCTAACTCCAGTGAAGAGGAAAGTCTCATATAATCACTTGTATGTGCTTAAGAGACAATGGAGATAAGAAGAGTTTACAATGGGGCCAGCAGAAAACAGTTCAAATCAAATCCTAAATTTGAGAAATAACAATGCTGTGTCATGTacatgtctgtttgtctgtcagcagagaGGGCCAACATGCACACGTCAATGTGTGATTAGACTCGACATGCTCTATCAGGCACCAGGGCTTGCGATAGAGGCTCCTGTCAGTCTGATGTTCTTCTGCCCATGTGTGCCAATGCAGACTGACAGGATTGTATGTTAGAGAAGGCCAGTGCTATATGGTTTGTTGTTATGTTGTTATGCTTTTGACCCTCAGGGGCTACCACACTTCGGCTGAGCAACCGCAGCCCTTTTCCTCTGGCTGATTGTTTACTCTTCCCCATCCTAGCTCTGGCAAAGAGAAGACATCTGGAGGAATCTGAACTATGCAAAAAAAGTCTATGTATCTTTCTGTCGTTAACAGTTAACAAATAAACAATCTCCAGTTCACCATTTCCCAGCTTCAGGTAACGTAGCCAGACAAGAAGTCATGTAACATGACTGTTTGGCTGCCACTTGACTCTTAGTAAATGACAATTTTATGATGGCGCTGGATGTCTCTTGTCCTATCTCTGTGTCATATCCATTTCCTAAAGTAACTTCATATGATGCACTCTCTCCCGTGTGATTGCTGAATATCCAGTTAGCAGCCTTTTCAATGTGCTCAGTGCTAAAAGCGGTGGATTTGATTATGTCTTTCTATTAGGTTTTTTTCTAATGATTTTTCTGTGATTCTCTACTACTGTCTTCACCAAACTATATTAACAAAGGATCAGAAAGGCAAGATGGCTCAAGGTGCTATAATAGCGTTCTATATCCAACCCTTGGAAGTGCCTGCTTATTGGTTTGAATAGGACCTTGACCATTTTACCAATTTAACTTTTTCTCCAGCTTTGACCCACTTGTTTATTGGctttacattgttttatttattttatctatagcctaatgtatttattacttctatatttattatattgttttttctATCTTGCTTTTGTCTTTTATCGGGAAGCACTTTGTGATGTCCAACATAGAAAGGTGCTATAAAGATATACTTTACTTTATAAAGTGTACATGGAAAATGAGAAATTGCAAAGAAAGACATGGAAAAAGTCCCCAGCTTTACATTTAGAGGCCAGGCAGCATGTAGAAAAAGATTATGTTAGAAAGCTTCAAGACAGCTAAATGGATCGTGTGGTAAGATTGTTTTCTTAACTGCTGTTTTCAAAGGACCTCAGCTTTTAAGCCCACATGGATGAGAAGTCCTAAAAATGCTCAAACATATTTACAATTCCACAACTGGGCAACTCCATCTGCTGGTGAAGATCATGTGATATGATTGAAAGTCACAGGACAACCACCAAATGGACATTGTGGTGAGATTGCTTCCTTTACTGTAATCACTGTTTTTCATATATTGTTCAAATGGGATCAGAACTCATGTTGTTCAAAAGAATATATTCTGGTgtatatataggctactgtgATTGTGTGAAGATAGAGCTCTGCGTATGCATCATTGTTATTGAAGGATGATAAACAGCAGATATAAATCTTGATAACCTTTCATGTAAAATTAGTATTTACTTATTTCTGGGCAACCTGTTGCttaaacagaataaaaacatatattCTATCATAAGCTCACATTTAGGGGCTTTAACACAACATTGACCAGTGTTTTTCATATGTTGTTGGAATATCAGAACTCAAATAGACTTAAAATGTCTAATTTTCCATTGAAAAGGGGGGCCTGAAACCTCATGGAAAATTATATATTCAAAGCCTCTAGTTAAATACTGGAATGTCCAATTCAAAAATCTGGTGCTGtgattgtgtgaatgtgtgaatgtgatttGCAACAATAAAGTTGATTTCAGCAAAAGGTAACTGTGGTGAGCTCTGCCTGTCACATCATTGCCAGTGAAGGGTGATAATCTGAAAACCATTAACATCAGTATTTACTTTTTGGACATCCTGTTGCTGTTAAATTTGAATGAAATGGCATGTagctaaaaacacaattcattaattatttagtggaaaaaaataattaaaagtgagcagagcTGCAGTCCTGTCAGTTTAAGCTCGACTTAACTTACTCACACCCATCTTATTGATCAGCAATAACACCTGGGACCTCTAAATCGGCTTGAGCTTTTTGGTTGAAAGTGTGTTCAAGACTGCTATCAGTAAAAAACACTTCTGTGATCTTTCTCCACTAACAGGTATCCCCAAGTGTCCGCTGCAGCTCCACCAACTCCTCCCACTCCTTCCTGTCATCACCACAGGAGAAACATCCTCCTCTCTGTGGAGCTGCTCCTCTGACTGACTTTTCACAGTCCGATGCCCCGACAGGACTCAGCAGTCATGGCCGGCAGTCTGACCCACCAAGGCTCCCCGAGCCCCGGCTACAGCTCCAACAACGCGGTCCCGGTGCCAGTCATCACACAGACCGACTCCAGGGACAAATGGAGCAAAAAGATGGATTTTCTCTTGTCTGTCATTGGCTTTGCAGTGGACCTGGGAAATGTTTGGAGATTTCCGTACGTATGTTATCAAAACGGTGGCGGTAAGTAGTTTAGAGATTTTAAACCAGGCCAATCCAGCTTCATTTCATAAATTAGGATTTGTGTAACTTGAAGTCTATTGTAAGGAGCCACTTTGCAAACACTTTTCAATCGATTCAATCTCTCTGGCTTTGGATTATTCAAAGGACAGACTGAAGCTGCGCATCTGGCTGCAGAacctgtccatggtgctgaagtgCGCATCGTAGCCTTCACAACACTAACAAGTTTTCTTTTAACACTTTTCCTACGACCTTGACCTTGATCTAGCCTACTTTTCTTTGGTCacttttcctaaaaaaaaatgtttttacaataCATGAGCTTCACAAATTCAAACGTTTTATGGCgctttatttccatttttttgttaATACCCTTTTTCTCTGATTGGATCagacattatgtttttttgtttggaaAAGGATGTGCTCTACTTAGTCCTACTTTAACATCAGCAACTAGGGTCGGTTGCATTACAGCAGCCAATCCGGTTGTAAAGCAAGGCAAGTTTAATTATACACACACCTTCCAACATGGAAATTCAAAGTGACGCAGACAAGACATAAAACGGCATTAagacaatatttaaaatacaattaaaaacacataccAACAGGATTGAAAAAGCATAAAGATAAAGAAGATTTAAAAACCAAATAAACGAGAGGAGGAGATTATATAAACATATCGTTTTATAATTTTGTGTGTGAATATCCATGTTTTGATCAAATAAATATTTAGATTCTTGTAAATCTCTATTTATTCCAAAACTTACACCATAGCTTAATTAGCAGATGTAAAAATGAGGTCAATGAGAAGTctcattttttcacattttcattcatttttcattttgtaattCTTAAGTCCTCATTCTTGACTTCATAAATGTCCTCTCCTTGTCATTACACACCAGACAGACTAACAGTCATCAAAACCTTCACATAAAAACCCTACATAACATGTACCCTCATGCATCTCTGTGCAGGTGCTTTCCTTATTCCCTACATTTTGATGGCCATCTTTGGTGGTGTGCCACTCTTTTACATGGAGCTGGCACTTGGACAGTTCCACAGAACCGGAGCCATATCCATATGGAAACACATCTGTCCCATTTTCAAAGGTGAGGCCCTTACACTGCACTGCTCAACAGCAGATATTCAGATAGTTACCTTCTGTGACTCAGTGATAGGGTTTTCATTTGAATCTTCTATCTCTATGTTGTTCAAAAGTAATTTGATCACTGTAAATGTATCCCCCAAAAAGAACCAGTGAATCATTATAGACATTTCACAGGTGACTTCCTCCTCTTCTGTTTCAGGTATAGGATATGCCATTTGTATCATCGCCCTGTATGTGTCCTTCTACTACAACACCATCATTGCCTGGGCCctcttctacttctactcctctTTCTCAACCATCTTGCCTTGGACAAACTGTGACAATGTGTGGAACACCCCCGACTGCACCAACTATTTTGGCATTGACAACGTCACCTGGACGAATTCCTCAAAGTCTCCGGCAGAGGAATTTTACACGTAAGTGCATGTAAGTGTGAGTAACAAAACCCACATATATAAATAGCTTAACAGTAATACTCTACACAAATATTGTCGGCTAGTGATTTAGTACGGGAAATGTTGTCTTGCATGCTGAAACTGTGGATGTGTATGTTTTATCATTACAGGAGGAATGTCCTTGAGATCCACAAGTCATCAGGGCTGAGAGACGTCGGGGGTGTTCGCTGGCAGTTGATGCTCTGCCTTTTTCTCATTTTCACCATTGTATACTTCAGCCTCTGGAAGGGCGTGAAGACTTCAGGGAAGGTAACACATTGCAGTTGCTTCATTACCATCATAGTATAGAAAATTGTGTATCTTCCTTACTTTAATCATACATCTATGATCTCTAATTTATCTCTTTCTTCCACACCAGGTAGTGTGGGTGACGGCCACCTTGCCCTACATAGTGCTTTTCATCCTGCTAATTCGAGGTGCCACTCTGCCAGGAGCCTGGAGAGGTGTGGTGTTTTACCTGAAACCCCAGTGGGGGAAGCTGCTGGAGACCAGTGTGAGTTGTACAAAGTTGGTCAGTCAGCTGGTTTGTCAGAAAAGGTTACAATTCACTCTTCTCTAACAAGAAAAGCATGGTCATACAGCATATGTTTGGTCCCTTGAGAATTATGTACTCTTAATTTAAAAGATCCATATCAAGGATTCATATTCAAGCGCCTTTGAGTctttgaaaagcgctatataaattcaatttattattatattaaaagcaaaaatcaaTTCAACAGTATTGAAAAGGTGCTCAACCTTATGATTGATCATAAGAAAGAAGATGAAGACAGAAAAGAAATAAtcttaaatacataaatacatgcaGATATAAATAAACTGAGTTAGTTTGCCCCAGGTAATGTGGAATGATTCATCACTGCATGTTGTGTTTCTTAGTGTGTATGTTATTTTATTCCATATGTTTAATTTTAcctattattgttatttattttgacagatgTGGACATGTTTTTTCAAAGCATATATTATTCTTAACATATATAATCTCTTTTGTCAACCATTTCTTTCAGAGAAGTTTGTATGGTTAATGCAAAACAAAATTGAATGATATGCTCCATTTCGCTGTGTATAACTTTCCAAAAAGACTTGTGACTAAGATGTGTTTCTCCACTGTCCTGCTAACATTTAGGAGTTCCTGATTCGTATTTAACTTGCTGCACTGtgttaataaaataatacatcTATATCTTCCAAGCATGAGAGGCAGTAGTTTAATATGTACCTTCATTCCTTTCGACACACTAGATCCTTGAGAATCtgcctatatatatttttatttagatCTATGAAACATCCTCATTTTCCTCTCCAGCTCACTGCGGTTGTTTGCTAAATATGTGTGAGTGCTTTGGTTGGAAGAGAATATGGATGAGACGAAATGAGATGCATAAATAAGCCACAGAGCAGGATAATAAGATGCATAATTGGTTTAGATTTTCTGCCCATTAACAAAGGCCTCCCTTTCTGTCTCCCTCACAAATATCCAACGCTGCCTTCTTCTTTTTAATGCCGAATGCGTGCTGCTCTTTAGATCTCCCTGCGTACAGCTGTGCGACAACTAGATTTCTATACGACTGACACAACACCTCTACTGCTTGGCAAATTATACTAAAGGCTCagaacacacaaataaaaaagggAATTTGAagatatttatttcatttggagGGTGACTTAAATCACTGAAAGGAAAGACCTGGCAGAAACCAGTTCTAATCTGTGTATGAAATACTCTATTTGCATGCTGTTAAATGCAATAGCAACCTAAAGCATCTCAGAATGAAGTCTTGGAAagtgtaatgtctgtaatgttctGTCTTTTCTAGGTTTGGGTGGATGCTGCTGCTCAGATATTCTTCTCACTGGGGCCCGGGTTTGGGGTTCTCCTGGCCCTCTCCAGCTACAACCCTTTCACAAATAACTGCTATCGGTAAGAGCTGAGCTTTAATGtagccccctccccccccccaaacactGAGTCATGTGAACCTACATTTGTGGCTTGAACACAGCTTAATAACCTGCTGTTGATTTAAAGGATTTAGTTTAATAACTTAAGTGCACAATACATGGTCAGAACTCCAAGAGCAGCTGTGGGATTTATGCTTATGCATTAAATAAGACAGTGTGGTCGAGACAATGTTATTAGAGGCAGGCGTGGTGAATACTACATGTTGGGTATAAATGCCAAGCTGTACACAGGAGATTAAACTGTACAGTATGACTAACagtgggtgtgtgtctgatgtGATTAGTAGAGCAGAGTGGCATGTGAGGAAATACACAGATCATGAATGAAACTGGATGCTGCCATTTCCTGAACCATCAAACATATTTCAAACACATTACAGTGTGATAATGATGTTTTTCAATACTGACTTCCAGACCACTTTTGGTTTtcaattttgtttttcaattttgtttttgattgaACAAATATGGTGTATATGCATTCTTTGACATTCAATTGT
Coding sequences within:
- the slc6a4b gene encoding solute carrier family 6 member 4b, with translation MPRQDSAVMAGSLTHQGSPSPGYSSNNAVPVPVITQTDSRDKWSKKMDFLLSVIGFAVDLGNVWRFPYVCYQNGGGAFLIPYILMAIFGGVPLFYMELALGQFHRTGAISIWKHICPIFKGIGYAICIIALYVSFYYNTIIAWALFYFYSSFSTILPWTNCDNVWNTPDCTNYFGIDNVTWTNSSKSPAEEFYTRNVLEIHKSSGLRDVGGVRWQLMLCLFLIFTIVYFSLWKGVKTSGKVVWVTATLPYIVLFILLIRGATLPGAWRGVVFYLKPQWGKLLETSVWVDAAAQIFFSLGPGFGVLLALSSYNPFTNNCYRDAIVTSLVNCLTSFVSGFVIFTVLGYMAEMRKVEVEDVAKDKGPSLLFITYPEAIANMMGSTFFAIIFFVMMITLGLDSTFGGLEAIITAVLDEYPDHLAHRRELFVLGLVVVCFLGSLSTLTNGGAYVVKLLEEFGVGCSIIAVGFLEVIAVSWFYGIKRFSNDVQSMLGKSPGLFWKVCWVAISPAFLAYIIVSSLLKAPPLMLFDYKYPDWSITVGYMIGLSSFMWIPIYMVYKLVWTPGSLKQRLAVCLRPERTIPDIHAENLNMVIVP